In Carya illinoinensis cultivar Pawnee chromosome 6, C.illinoinensisPawnee_v1, whole genome shotgun sequence, a single genomic region encodes these proteins:
- the LOC122312832 gene encoding uncharacterized protein LOC122312832 produces MAASASTASQPTSKFEIDFFVKSAHKAISQSINHYQSEIDSSLWNKVWNLNTQDRLKLLLWKVLNNILPTRSLLKNCLSLSESQVNYPICDSEEENVNHLFLNCTFSKVLWRLSPLPLDISKFASIGITKWVECILNPENPLKIPSQQIQQFQLFALLSMDCLWFLRNKIVHDSFSYNLDTFVNGVLKNFKEHCNAWGNKLLNNLRNGKAMPQDHYLLTFDVAVRKNGSTAAAFCRTGEGLVAFVITNFTTSQNPNQGEALALYTGIKEVEAQRIKKVTIGGDSQVVISAIEDPDHCMD; encoded by the coding sequence atggCTGCATCAGCAAGTACAGCAAGTCAACCAACATCAAAAtttgagatagatttttttgttaaatctgCCCACAAAGCTATCAGCCAATCTATTAACCACTATCAATCTGAGATAGATTCTTCTTTGTGGAATAAAGTTTGGAATTTAAACACTCAAGACAGATTGAAATTACTCCTTTGGAAAGTCCTAAACAATATCTTACCCACGAGATCCTTATTGAAAAATTGCCTATCTTTGAGTGAAAGCCAAGTGAATTATCCTATTTGTGATTCAGAAGAAGAAAACGTAAATCACCTTTTCCTTAATTGTACTTTCTCAAAAGTACTTTGGCGTCTTTCTCCTTTGCCTCTTGACATATCAAAATTTGCTTCTATTGGGATCACAAAATGGGTAGAATGCATTCTTAATCCagaaaatcctttaaaaattccATCCCAGCAAATTCAACAATTTCAACTTTTTGCTCTTCTGTCCATGGACTGCTTATGGTTCCTTAGAAACAAGATTGTGCATGATTCCTTTAGTTATAATTTGGACACCTTTGTGAATGGGGTTTTAAAGAATTTCAAGGAACATTGCAATGCTTGGGGCAACAAACTATTAAACAATTTGAGAAATGGGAAGGCAATGCCACAGGATCATTATTTGCTAACTTTTGATGTGGCTGTGAGAAAAAATGGAAGCACTGCTGCTGCCTTTTGCAGAACAGGTGAAGGCTTAGTGGCCTTTGTCATTACAAACTTCACCACAAGCCAAAACCCAAATCAAGGAGAGGCTTTGGCCTTATACACAGGCATCAAAGAAGTAGAAGCTCAAAGGATAAAGAAAGTGACAATAGGTGGAGACTCACAAGTGGTTATTAGTGCCATAGAAGACCCAGATCATTGCATGGACTAG
- the LOC122312833 gene encoding UPF0481 protein At3g47200-like, with the protein MLERSEPPVSADCCIFRVPNHLRRLNEQAFSPEVISIGPFHHGNEKLETMEKFKVQYFKRFMQRTELKVDNLVSSVKDWEGRVRRCYAETIKHSSKNLAKVILVDASFIIEFFLRFWLREESHDYRSLLNSWLWTIIWSDLILLENQLPFFVIDKLFNFAFESHPNLRPNSFVQLTFYCFRVENSQKMSPNNIPDLNIKHFADLRRTFWLPPLQRIPQRSRKSIDNLYSASKLHESGVEFKVGSSKCLFDLKLKNGVLELPCLKLENTTDSLYRNLIMALEQCYYLNEAYITDYIVLLDHLINTPKDVDLLVQKGIIVNWIGHSNAVTSLINSLSSGVVYHATNIHYYELCEDLKAFYEDPWHSWKASLRHDYFGTPLKTASTTAAVTLLVLTLIQSVCSILSLLLGQKCKNSTNCISINIFSCSCSTATACMH; encoded by the coding sequence ATGTTAGAACGGTCGGAACCTCCCGTGTCAGCAGACTGCTGCATCTTCAGGGTTCCAAATCACCTTCGCAGATTGAACGAACAAGCTTTCTCTCCCGAGGTTATATCAATAGGGCCTTTTCACCATGGCAACGAAAAATTGGAAACCATGgaaaaattcaaagtgcaataCTTCAAAAGATTCATGCAACGGACCGAGTTAAAGGTGGATAATTTAGTCAGCAGTGTAAAGGATTGGGAAGGACGTGTACGTCGTTGTTATGCAGAGACTATTAAACATAGCAGTAaaaatttggcaaaagtaaTCCTGGTGGATGCGAGCTTCATTATCGAGTTTTTCTTGAGATTTTGGTTGCGTGAAGAAAGTCATGACTACCGTAGCTTGTTAAACTCGTGGTTGTGGACCATTATATGGTCGGACCTGATATTACTTGAAAATCAACTCCCTTTCTTTGTGATTGACAAATTATTCAACTTTGCATTTGAGTCTCACCCAAACTTACGTCCTAATTCCTTCGTTCAGTTGACCTTCTACTGCTTTAGGGTTGAGAACAGTCAGAAAATGTCTCCCAACAATATTCCTGATCTGAATATAAAACACTTTGCTGATTTGCGTAGAACCTTCTGGCTGCCTCCATTGCAGAGGATCCCACAAAGAAGCAGAAAATCAATTGACAATCTGTACTCTGCAAGTAAACTGCACGAGTCAGGAGTGGAGTTTAAGGTGGGTTCATCCAAATGCTTATTTGACTTGAAATTAAAAAACGGAGTGTTGGAACTTCCTTGCCTTAAGTTAGAAAATACCACAGACTCTCTTTATCGAAACCTGATCATGGCGTTGGAGCAATGTTACTATCTAAATGAGGCATATATCACGGATTATATTGTCCTCTTGGATCACCTTATCAACACTCCCAAAGATGTGGATTTACTTGTTCAGAAGGGTATCATTGTTAATTGGATAGGCCACAGTAATGCGGTGACATCCTTGATTAACAGTCTGAGCAGCGGCGTCGTATATCACGCGACCAACATCCACTACTATGAACTTTGTGAAGATTTGAAAGCATTTTACGAGGACCCTTGGCATAGTTGGAAGGCCAGCTTGAGACACGATTATTTTGGTACTCCTTTGAAAACTGCTTCTACCACTGCTGCTGTGACCTTGTTGGTGCTCACTCTCATACAGAGTGTATGCTCTATCCTCTCACTTCTGTTAGGTCAGAAGTGTAAGAATTCAActaattgtattagtatcaatatATTTAGTTGTTCATGTAGTACTgctactgcatgcatgcattga